One genomic region from Anabaena sp. PCC 7108 encodes:
- a CDS encoding non-ribosomal peptide synthetase: MKNIEDTSLNYGSNIERFWRDFLRGFTAPVTLPLLTPSASLYLSRQTQEFHLSNSQTSDLTTFFQNNKLSLHTLIQAAVALLLSQYTRETDILFGSTTENPDFNIVPVRVSVKPDTSVLSWLTEIQGQWSTLTECEFTPLEQIQQWSDIPLELPLFETLVIFGNHEELEFIEHNEYPLILSVDAESDLLLKINYQQTRFADDAITRMLGHLETLLTNIINFPEKTLTKIPLLTEVEKHQLLVEWNQSETDYPQDKCIHQLFEEQVEKTPDVVAVVFENEQLTYQELNQRANQLANYLRKLGVNADKLVGLCLEPSLSRIIGLLGILKAGGVYLPLDPVYPQERLRFMIEDSQVSILLTQASLAAKLSNNSLQIVNLDADWEKISTESTNNLQSCVTRENLAYVIYTSGSTGTPKGVLTSHQAIAHHSQNIIAHYQLNSSDDRTSSCGDRILQFASLSFDVSLEQILPTLAVGATLILIDTKLLTPWEFHQKLIDYDLTVVNIPPAYFTQWLQYLTENDFNTVPNQLRLVICGGEALPVESLKIWQNSPLRGIRLINAYGPTETTITAITFTVAQETTSIESYTNIPIGRPLPNRKVYILDQQKNPLPIGVAGELYIGGEGLAKGYLNQPKLTEDKFIFNPFAQVAESRLYKTGDLARYLPNGDIEYLGRIDNQVKIRGFRIELGEIEAVLNQHPNLKETKVITREDIPGEKRLVAYIISKSKQNSSSEISHQLREYLKQKLPDYMIPSGFVVLEFFPLTTNGKIDYRALPAPNFSANQSNNYIAPRTATEEILADIWNQVLKLETISINDNFFELGGHSLLATQVISRIRQTFNLEIPLRLLFEYPTISQLSSQIGNNNSLAVSQIEPRKQSKNLPLSFAQQRLWFLDQLEPNSTAYNMPYRLQIQGSLNISALEQSIVQIIQRHEILHTNFVVIDGEATQVITNKIDFQLPIIDLQSWTDEQREIEAERIAKKEAQQTFNLAEDSLLRIKLLRINQTEHWLLFNIHHIIFDGWSFGILFAELKALYTAYSEGVTLEFPQLPIQYADFTLWQKKWLAGEVLESQLNYWKQQLGGTLPVLELPKDRPRPRIKTYTGATKTFVLSPELTANIKSLSQKEGVTLFMTLLAVFKVLICRCSGQKDVIVGTPIAGRNRREIEGLMGFFVNTLALRTNLTNNPSFRELLGQVRQVCLEAYTNQDVPFEQLVEVLQPERNLSHTPIFQVMFVLQNAPMGELELPNLNLTALEPPKQTAKFDFTLSMEEKNGQLIGEWEYNTDLFAPATIERIIEHFQMLLSGILATPEQNIWQLPLIAEPERHQLLVEWNQTQTDYPQNKCIHQLFEEQVERTPDAVAVVFENQQLTYRELNQRANQVANYLQTLGVKSEKVVGICVERSLEMIVGILGILKAGGAYLPLDFTYPQERISRTLDDAQVAILLTQKHLITRLPKHQGELICLDTDWLLISQAIESNPVCEIQPENLAYVIYTSGSTGEAKGVMIQHSSVVNLANGLHQAIYSHHPNSPLQISLNGSLTFDTSVKQIIQLIYGHSLNIVPEKVRFDGNAMLSYLQHQKIDVLDCTPSHLGLLIGAGLLERDDTPEYVLVGGEPIDESMWTTLAQAQNINFYNVYGPTECTVDTTACLIQIANIKPVIGRPISNVKTYILDEYLQPVPINMPGELHIGGAGLAKGYINAKELTQKKFIPNPFDKTAGSKLYKTGDLARYLPNGDIEYLGRIDNQVKIRGFRIELGEIEAVLNQHPNLREAKVITREDIPGDKRLVAYIISKSNQNSQSEISIELREYLKQKLPDYMIPSGFVVLESFPLTTNGKIDYRALPAPDFSANQSNYVAPRTPIEEIIANIWIQVLKVEKIGIDDNFFELGGHSLLATQVISRIRQSFNLEIPLRLLFECPTIAQLSSQIGNNNSLPVPQIEPRKHQENLPLSFAQQRLWFLDQLEPNSTAYNMPYRLRLQGSLNISALEKSIDQIIQRHEILHTNFISLEGQPIQVISNKINFNLPIIDLQSLPDEQREIEAQRIAKEETQQPFNLAEDSLFRVKLLRVNQTEHWLLFNFHHIIFDGWSFRVLFEELKAVYTAYCHDLISPLPPLIIQYADFTLWQRNWLAGEVLESQLNYWKKQLSGTLTVLQLPTDYPRPQVQTYEGVAHALTLSPELTANLQSLSQKQGVTLFMTLLAAFKVLLCRYSGQEDVIVGTPIAGRNRSEIEGLIGFFVNTLVLRSDLSGNPSFRELLSRVRQVTLNAYAHQDVPFEKLVEELQPERDLSHTPLFQVWFNMVNLEETSLELNGLKVEPVSGFKIDSKFDLSLYLRAENNQINLQFVYNKVLFNVDTIQWMGMHFQQLLEGISANPEKPISQLSILTEKERYQLSHQRNLISPTNAFIEFQKQEIQQSIPSRFEQQAKKYANNIAVKTKNYQWTYGELNLQANKIAQELLQTVTNKEAKIALLFDHDAPMIAAILGSLKAGKTYVPLDPKYPQDRILYILEDSQAQVVLTNNNNLVNAQKLTDRKLPIINIDDININDSAVEITEEIAPDTLAYILYTSGSTGKPKGVIQNHRNVLHFIRNNTNNLHISQNDKLSLFASYSFDAAIIDIFSALLNGATLYPFDIKTEGLADLSAWLEEHKITIYHSTPTVYRSFIQILTEKESLAAKRLTHVRLVLLGGEQVIKSDVELYHKYFADECILVNGLGSTESSFNLQYLIDKKTQITEKFVPVGYPFDDTEILLLDHMGNPTDICGEIAISSPHIALGYWQKPELTKAAFLDDLHSGNKRIYRTGDLGRLKANGVIECLGRKDFQVKIRGFRIELGEIEAVLNQHSQVKETVVIAREDIPGEKRLVAYIIPKKNEVSSKEIKQYLKQKLPDYMVPAALVVLDVLPLTPNGKINRLALPTPDFKKLESTEYTTPADNLELQLTKIWENVLGVQPIGLNDNFFDVGGHSLLAVKLFAQIEKTFGKNIALTILFQAPTIRQLANMLRDEGYISSWSSLVPIQPHGSKRPFFYIHTIYGGLIYSLNLLLKLDADQPVYGLQAQGLDGKNSPHRCIADMASHYIKEIQTVQPHGPYLLGGWCAGGVIAYEMAQQLYALGETVELLAIFDAFPPQMIPVSHPVISSLSPSVKTKSGIYESRLRLMDMIERNRRYFHNLTLQQQIILVWEKIHRRIQDKITETVYQFYVKQNLPLPHSFRHLAVRDAILHAYRNYCPTVYAGKVIFFKAVDETKESTPYLQRWSELAAGGLEIHDIPGNHNSLMAEPHVSVLAEKLRRCLQT; the protein is encoded by the coding sequence ATGAAAAATATAGAAGATACCTCTCTTAATTACGGCTCAAATATTGAAAGATTCTGGCGTGATTTTTTGCGCGGTTTCACAGCCCCTGTTACATTACCTTTATTGACTCCTTCCGCCTCCTTATATCTATCTCGTCAGACCCAAGAATTTCACCTATCAAACAGTCAAACTTCAGATTTGACTACATTTTTCCAAAACAATAAATTAAGTCTTCACACTCTCATTCAAGCAGCAGTAGCTCTACTTTTAAGTCAATACACTAGAGAAACAGATATTCTGTTTGGTTCAACTACCGAAAACCCTGATTTTAATATTGTACCTGTGCGAGTTTCCGTTAAACCTGATACTTCAGTTTTATCCTGGTTGACAGAAATACAAGGACAATGGTCTACTTTGACAGAGTGTGAATTTACTCCTCTAGAACAAATTCAGCAATGGAGTGACATTCCTTTAGAATTACCATTATTTGAAACACTAGTAATATTTGGAAATCATGAAGAATTAGAATTTATTGAACATAATGAATATCCTTTGATATTATCTGTTGATGCAGAATCAGACTTATTACTAAAAATCAATTATCAACAAACTCGATTTGCAGATGATGCCATAACTCGAATGTTAGGACATCTGGAAACTTTATTAACAAATATAATCAATTTTCCTGAAAAAACTCTTACTAAGATTCCCTTACTTACAGAAGTAGAGAAACATCAATTATTAGTTGAATGGAATCAAAGTGAGACGGATTATCCCCAGGATAAATGCATACACCAATTATTTGAAGAACAAGTAGAGAAAACACCAGATGTAGTTGCAGTAGTATTTGAGAATGAACAATTAACTTATCAAGAACTTAATCAACGTGCAAATCAATTAGCAAATTATCTGCGAAAATTAGGAGTTAATGCCGATAAATTAGTAGGATTGTGTTTAGAACCATCTTTATCTAGGATTATTGGGTTATTAGGAATCCTCAAAGCTGGGGGTGTTTATTTACCGCTAGATCCGGTTTATCCTCAAGAACGTCTCAGATTTATGATTGAGGACTCGCAGGTTTCCATTCTTTTAACTCAAGCATCTTTAGCTGCTAAGTTATCAAATAATTCGCTGCAAATTGTGAACTTAGATGCAGACTGGGAGAAGATTTCCACAGAATCTACAAATAACCTACAAAGTTGTGTAACTCGGGAAAATCTGGCTTATGTTATTTATACATCTGGTTCAACAGGAACACCAAAAGGCGTTTTAACTTCCCATCAAGCGATCGCACATCACTCTCAGAATATCATTGCACATTATCAACTCAATTCGAGCGATGATAGAACTTCCAGCTGCGGTGATCGCATTTTACAATTTGCATCTCTGAGTTTCGATGTTTCTTTAGAGCAAATTTTACCAACCTTAGCAGTTGGAGCGACTTTAATCTTAATTGATACAAAATTATTAACTCCCTGGGAATTTCATCAGAAATTAATTGATTATGATTTAACAGTTGTTAATATTCCTCCAGCTTATTTCACTCAATGGTTACAATATTTAACCGAAAATGATTTTAACACTGTTCCCAATCAACTCAGATTAGTTATTTGCGGTGGTGAAGCATTACCAGTAGAAAGTTTAAAAATCTGGCAAAATAGTCCACTCAGGGGAATCCGTTTAATCAATGCTTATGGACCAACAGAAACAACCATAACAGCAATAACTTTTACAGTTGCTCAAGAAACTACATCAATAGAATCTTACACAAATATTCCCATTGGAAGACCATTACCAAACCGCAAAGTATATATTCTTGATCAACAAAAAAATCCCCTTCCAATCGGTGTAGCTGGAGAGTTATATATTGGTGGAGAAGGGTTAGCAAAGGGTTATTTAAACCAACCGAAATTAACAGAAGATAAATTCATTTTTAATCCGTTTGCTCAGGTAGCAGAGAGTAGATTGTATAAAACTGGGGATTTAGCTCGCTATTTACCTAATGGAGATATTGAATATCTAGGTCGTATTGACAACCAAGTAAAAATTCGCGGCTTTAGAATAGAATTAGGAGAAATAGAAGCAGTATTAAACCAACATCCAAATCTGAAGGAAACTAAAGTTATTACTAGAGAAGATATTCCTGGTGAAAAGCGATTAGTTGCTTATATTATTTCTAAATCAAAGCAAAATTCTTCATCAGAAATATCTCATCAACTACGTGAGTATCTCAAACAGAAGCTACCTGATTACATGATTCCTTCTGGCTTTGTGGTATTAGAGTTTTTCCCATTAACTACTAATGGTAAAATTGATTATCGCGCTCTTCCTGCTCCCAATTTTTCTGCTAATCAAAGTAATAATTATATTGCCCCTCGTACAGCTACAGAAGAAATTCTAGCTGATATCTGGAATCAGGTACTCAAATTAGAAACTATTAGCATTAATGATAACTTCTTTGAATTAGGAGGACACTCATTACTAGCCACCCAAGTTATATCACGCATCCGACAAACTTTTAATCTAGAGATCCCCCTGCGCTTACTATTTGAATATCCCACCATTTCCCAATTATCCTCACAAATTGGCAACAATAATAGTCTAGCCGTATCACAGATTGAACCGAGAAAACAGTCAAAAAATCTACCACTTTCCTTTGCTCAACAACGGCTTTGGTTTCTAGACCAATTAGAACCCAACAGTACCGCTTATAATATGCCTTATCGATTACAAATTCAGGGTTCACTCAATATCAGTGCCTTAGAGCAAAGCATTGTTCAAATCATTCAACGTCACGAAATCCTGCATACTAATTTTGTTGTTATTGACGGGGAAGCAACACAGGTAATTACTAATAAGATTGACTTCCAATTACCTATCATTGATTTACAATCTTGGACTGATGAACAACGAGAAATAGAAGCTGAAAGAATAGCTAAGAAAGAAGCACAACAAACTTTTAATTTAGCTGAAGATTCTCTACTTCGTATCAAACTGTTACGTATTAATCAAACAGAACATTGGCTGTTATTTAACATTCATCACATTATTTTCGATGGCTGGTCTTTTGGGATCTTATTTGCAGAACTAAAAGCACTTTATACAGCTTATTCTGAGGGTGTTACCTTAGAGTTCCCACAATTACCAATTCAGTATGCAGACTTTACACTTTGGCAAAAAAAATGGCTTGCTGGAGAAGTTTTAGAATCTCAGTTGAATTACTGGAAACAGCAGTTAGGTGGAACTTTACCTGTATTAGAATTGCCTAAAGACCGTCCTCGTCCCAGAATAAAAACCTATACAGGAGCCACAAAAACCTTCGTTTTATCACCAGAATTAACAGCCAATATCAAATCCCTTTCACAAAAAGAGGGCGTGACATTATTCATGACCTTACTGGCGGTATTTAAAGTATTAATTTGCCGTTGCAGTGGGCAAAAAGATGTAATTGTAGGGACTCCCATTGCGGGACGTAACCGCCGAGAAATTGAGGGTTTGATGGGCTTTTTTGTCAACACTTTAGCTTTGCGAACTAATTTAACTAATAATCCTAGTTTTAGAGAATTATTAGGTCAAGTTCGGCAAGTATGTTTAGAAGCATACACTAATCAAGATGTCCCCTTTGAGCAGTTAGTTGAGGTGCTACAACCAGAAAGAAATTTAAGTCATACTCCGATATTTCAGGTGATGTTTGTTTTGCAAAACGCACCAATGGGAGAATTGGAATTACCCAATTTGAATTTAACAGCTTTAGAACCACCAAAACAAACTGCTAAATTTGACTTCACTCTGTCGATGGAAGAGAAAAATGGCCAACTAATAGGTGAATGGGAATATAATACGGATTTGTTTGCTCCTGCTACTATAGAGAGAATAATCGAACATTTTCAGATGTTATTATCTGGGATATTGGCTACTCCAGAGCAAAACATTTGGCAATTGCCTCTAATTGCAGAACCAGAGAGACATCAATTATTAGTTGAATGGAATCAGACTCAGACAGATTATCCTCAAAATAAGTGTATTCATCAGTTATTTGAAGAACAGGTAGAGAGAACACCTGATGCAGTTGCAGTGGTGTTTGAGAATCAACAATTAACTTATCGAGAACTTAATCAACGTGCAAATCAAGTAGCAAATTATTTGCAAACATTAGGAGTAAAATCAGAAAAAGTAGTAGGAATTTGTGTAGAACGCTCACTAGAAATGATTGTGGGAATATTGGGAATTTTAAAAGCGGGTGGAGCTTATTTGCCACTTGATTTTACATATCCTCAAGAGCGTATTTCCCGTACACTTGATGATGCTCAAGTAGCTATATTATTGACACAAAAACATCTAATCACAAGGCTTCCAAAACACCAAGGAGAACTGATTTGCTTAGATACTGACTGGCTTTTGATCTCTCAAGCAATAGAATCAAATCCTGTTTGTGAAATTCAACCTGAAAACTTAGCTTACGTAATTTATACTTCAGGTTCTACAGGGGAAGCAAAAGGAGTAATGATTCAGCATTCCTCCGTTGTGAATCTTGCCAATGGACTACATCAAGCTATCTATTCTCATCACCCAAATTCACCATTACAAATCAGTTTAAATGGGTCTTTAACTTTTGACACTTCTGTTAAACAGATTATTCAACTGATATATGGTCATAGTTTGAACATAGTTCCAGAAAAGGTGCGATTTGATGGAAATGCTATGTTGTCTTACTTACAGCACCAAAAAATAGATGTGTTGGACTGCACACCATCGCATCTGGGACTGTTGATTGGGGCAGGATTGCTGGAAAGAGATGATACTCCTGAATATGTACTTGTAGGGGGAGAACCGATTGATGAATCTATGTGGACAACTTTAGCACAGGCTCAAAATATTAATTTTTATAATGTTTACGGTCCAACAGAATGCACTGTAGATACTACTGCGTGTTTAATACAAATAGCTAACATCAAGCCAGTTATTGGTCGTCCTATAAGTAACGTCAAAACCTACATTTTAGACGAATATCTGCAACCAGTTCCCATCAATATGCCAGGGGAATTGCACATTGGGGGTGCGGGATTGGCAAAAGGCTATATCAATGCCAAAGAGTTAACACAAAAGAAATTCATCCCTAATCCGTTTGATAAGACAGCAGGGAGTAAATTGTATAAAACTGGGGATTTAGCTCGCTATTTACCTAATGGAGATATTGAATATCTAGGAAGAATTGACAACCAAGTAAAAATTCGCGGCTTTAGAATAGAATTAGGAGAAATAGAAGCAGTATTAAACCAACATCCAAATTTGAGGGAAGCTAAAGTTATTACTAGAGAAGATATTCCTGGTGATAAAAGATTAGTTGCTTATATTATTTCTAAATCAAACCAAAACTCTCAATCAGAAATATCTATTGAGCTACGTGAATACCTCAAACAGAAGTTACCTGATTACATGATTCCTTCTGGCTTTGTGGTGTTAGAGTCTTTCCCCTTAACTACTAATGGTAAAATTGATTATCGCGCTCTTCCTGCTCCCGATTTTTCTGCTAATCAAAGTAATTATGTTGCCCCTCGCACACCTATAGAAGAAATTATCGCTAATATTTGGATTCAGGTACTCAAGGTAGAAAAAATTGGCATTGATGATAACTTCTTTGAATTAGGAGGACACTCATTACTAGCCACCCAGGTTATATCCCGCATCAGACAAAGTTTTAACTTAGAAATCCCCCTGCGCTTACTATTTGAATGTCCCACCATTGCCCAATTATCCTCACAAATTGGCAACAATAATAGTCTACCAGTACCACAGATTGAACCGAGAAAGCACCAAGAAAATCTGCCACTTTCCTTTGCTCAACAACGGCTTTGGTTTTTAGACCAATTAGAACCCAACAGTACCGCTTATAATATGCCCTATAGGTTGCGGCTTCAGGGTTCACTCAATATCAGTGCCTTAGAAAAAAGTATTGATCAAATCATACAGCGTCATGAAATTCTGCACACGAATTTTATCTCACTAGAAGGACAACCAATTCAGGTAATTAGTAACAAAATTAATTTCAATTTACCTATCATTGATTTACAATCTTTGCCTGATGAGCAACGAGAAATAGAAGCTCAAAGAATAGCTAAAGAAGAAACACAGCAGCCTTTTAATCTAGCTGAAGATTCTCTATTTCGTGTCAAACTGTTGCGTGTCAATCAAACAGAACATTGGCTGTTATTTAATTTTCATCATATTATTTTTGATGGCTGGTCTTTTAGAGTTTTATTTGAAGAATTAAAAGCAGTTTATACAGCTTATTGTCATGATTTAATTTCTCCTTTACCACCACTAATAATTCAGTATGCAGACTTTACTCTGTGGCAAAGAAATTGGCTTGCTGGAGAAGTTTTAGAATCGCAATTGAATTACTGGAAAAAGCAGTTAAGTGGGACTTTAACTGTATTGCAATTGCCTACAGACTATCCCCGTCCACAAGTACAAACATACGAAGGAGTTGCTCATGCTTTGACTTTATCCCCTGAATTAACTGCAAATCTTCAATCTCTTAGCCAAAAACAAGGTGTAACTTTGTTCATGACTCTACTGGCGGCATTTAAAGTATTACTTTGTCGCTATAGTGGACAAGAAGATGTGATTGTGGGAACTCCTATTGCGGGACGTAATCGTTCGGAAATTGAGGGCTTAATTGGCTTTTTTGTGAATACTTTGGTTTTGCGGTCTGATTTGAGTGGTAATCCTAGTTTTCGGGAATTACTCAGTCGTGTGCGGCAAGTTACTTTAAACGCTTATGCTCACCAGGATGTACCTTTTGAAAAGTTAGTTGAAGAACTTCAGCCAGAAAGAGATTTAAGTCATACTCCCTTATTTCAAGTCTGGTTTAATATGGTCAATTTAGAGGAGACTTCTCTGGAATTGAATGGTTTAAAAGTTGAACCTGTTTCTGGCTTCAAAATTGATTCTAAGTTTGATTTATCTCTCTATCTTAGAGCCGAAAATAATCAAATTAATCTGCAATTTGTATATAACAAAGTTCTCTTCAATGTGGATACAATTCAGTGGATGGGAATGCATTTTCAACAATTGCTAGAAGGGATATCTGCTAATCCAGAAAAACCAATTTCTCAATTATCTATTTTAACTGAAAAGGAGCGTTATCAATTATCACATCAGCGTAACCTGATTAGCCCCACTAATGCCTTTATAGAGTTCCAAAAACAAGAGATTCAACAATCAATACCGTCACGGTTTGAACAGCAAGCCAAAAAATATGCTAACAATATTGCTGTGAAAACAAAAAATTATCAATGGACTTATGGAGAATTAAATCTACAAGCTAATAAAATTGCCCAAGAACTTCTACAAACTGTTACCAATAAAGAGGCTAAAATTGCCCTGTTATTTGATCATGATGCACCTATGATAGCGGCGATTTTGGGATCTCTCAAAGCAGGTAAAACTTATGTACCTCTTGATCCTAAATATCCGCAAGACAGGATTTTATATATTTTAGAAGATTCACAAGCTCAAGTAGTTTTAACTAATAACAATAATTTAGTTAATGCTCAGAAATTAACTGATAGAAAACTGCCAATTATCAATATCGATGATATTAATATTAATGACTCTGCTGTAGAAATCACCGAAGAAATAGCACCAGATACTCTTGCTTATATTCTTTATACTTCTGGTTCGACAGGAAAGCCCAAAGGAGTTATTCAAAATCACCGTAATGTTTTGCATTTCATTAGAAATAATACTAATAATCTCCATATTTCACAAAATGATAAGTTGAGTTTATTTGCATCTTACAGTTTTGATGCGGCAATTATAGATATCTTTTCTGCTCTTTTAAATGGTGCTACTCTTTATCCATTTGATATCAAAACAGAAGGTTTAGCTGATTTATCGGCATGGCTAGAGGAACATAAGATTACTATCTATCATTCTACTCCCACTGTTTATCGTAGTTTTATTCAAATATTAACTGAAAAAGAATCACTAGCAGCAAAACGACTGACTCATGTACGTTTAGTACTATTAGGAGGGGAGCAGGTTATTAAAAGTGATGTGGAATTATATCACAAATACTTTGCTGATGAATGTATTTTAGTTAATGGTCTTGGTTCAACGGAATCTTCCTTCAATCTCCAATATTTAATTGATAAAAAAACGCAAATTACTGAGAAGTTTGTGCCAGTTGGTTATCCATTTGATGACACGGAAATTCTTTTGCTGGATCATATGGGCAACCCAACTGATATTTGTGGTGAAATTGCTATTAGTAGTCCTCATATTGCCCTCGGTTATTGGCAGAAACCAGAACTTACAAAGGCGGCATTTTTAGATGATTTACACAGTGGAAATAAGAGAATTTATCGTACTGGAGATTTGGGACGCTTAAAAGCTAATGGTGTGATAGAATGTTTAGGTAGAAAAGATTTTCAAGTTAAAATTCGGGGTTTTCGGATTGAATTAGGAGAAATTGAAGCGGTTTTAAATCAACATTCCCAGGTTAAAGAAACTGTTGTCATTGCTAGAGAAGATATTCCTGGGGAGAAGCGATTAGTAGCTTATATTATTCCTAAAAAAAATGAGGTGAGTAGCAAGGAAATAAAACAGTACCTCAAACAGAAGTTACCTGATTATATGGTTCCGGCTGCTTTGGTTGTGCTTGATGTTTTGCCTTTAACTCCTAATGGTAAAATTAATCGTCTTGCGCTTCCTACTCCCGATTTTAAAAAGCTTGAATCAACAGAGTATACAACTCCAGCCGATAATTTAGAACTGCAACTCACAAAAATTTGGGAAAATGTTTTAGGTGTTCAACCTATTGGCTTAAATGATAACTTTTTTGATGTGGGCGGTCATTCACTTTTAGCTGTAAAACTATTTGCTCAAATTGAGAAAACATTTGGTAAAAATATTGCTCTAACTATTCTTTTCCAAGCTCCAACAATTAGGCAATTAGCTAATATGCTGCGGGACGAAGGATACATAAGTTCTTGGTCTTCATTAGTACCAATTCAACCTCATGGTTCAAAACGTCCTTTTTTCTATATTCATACTATTTATGGAGGTTTGATATATAGCCTGAATTTGTTATTAAAACTAGATGCTGATCAACCTGTTTATGGTTTACAAGCACAGGGTTTGGATGGTAAAAATTCTCCTCATAGATGTATTGCAGATATGGCATCTCACTATATTAAAGAAATACAAACTGTTCAGCCTCATGGACCATATTTACTGGGAGGATGGTGTGCAGGAGGGGTGATAGCTTATGAAATGGCGCAACAGCTGTATGCACTAGGAGAAACTGTGGAATTGTTAGCTATTTTTGATGCGTTCCCCCCCCAAATGATACCTGTATCCCATCCAGTTATAAGTTCTTTATCTCCGTCAGTAAAAACAAAGTCTGGTATTTATGAATCTAGATTACGTTTAATGGATATGATTGAGCGTAATCGCCGTTATTTTCATAATTTGACACTTCAACAGCAGATAATCTTAGTTTGGGAAAAAATTCATCGACGAATTCAGGATAAAATCACAGAAACTGTCTATCAATTTTATGTGAAGCAGAATCTGCCTTTACCTCACTCTTTTCGCCATTTAGCTGTTAGAGATGCCATCCTTCATGCTTACAGAAATTATTGTCCAACAGTTTATGCAGGTAAAGTGATCTTTTTTAAAGCAGTTGATGAAACTAAAGAATCTACCCCTTATTTGCAAAGGTGGTCAGAACTAGCTGCTGGTGGCTTAGAAATTCATGATATTCCTGGTAATCATAACAGTCTGATGGCCGAACCTCATGTTTCCGTTTTGGCTGAAAAGTTAAGGCGCTGTTTACAGACTTAA